The stretch of DNA CTCGGACCATGAGCGGATTTCAAATGTCGGTTGGATAGCAGTAGAATTGACGCGGCCGCCTGGATTGAACCAGCAAGTGTCGATCCCGGCATTGCAGCCGCCTTGGATGTCCGAGGTGAGGGAATCGCCGACCATCAGCACGCGCGATGGGTCGGTGACTCCGAGTTTTTGGAATGTGTACTCGAAGATTTCCGCCTGCGGTTTCTTAAAGCCCGTCTCTTCGGAAGCGATGATCGCTTCGAATGTATCCCGCAACGGGGACCCTGCCACCCGCGCATGCTGTGCCAGCGTGAAGCCGTTCGTCAACACGGCGAGCCGGTATCCCGACAGCCCCGCAAGCATCTCCTCCACGCCCTCGATCAGATGCGACTCTTTCCCCAAGTTCTCGATGTACAACTCCCCGAACCGTTCCGCGTCCAGCTGTAATTCATGCTGCGTGAACAACCGCCGAAACCGCTCGATTTTCAACTCTTCCAACGTAATCCGGCTTTGCTCCAAATCATCCCAAATCACTGAACTGATCGCCCGATAACTCGCCCGATACTCCTCCAACCCATTCGGCAAGCCGAAAAACTGGAAGGTATTATGCAGCGCATGTTTCTCCGTCTCCGTAAAGTCAAACAACGTATCATCCAGGTCAAATAAAATCAAATCATACGGCATGTGAAAAACTCCCTTTTTTACGCAACTGGGTTAAGTATAACATGGAAAGTCGAGCAGGGAGGGCCGATGTGAATTGAAATGGGAGTTTGCAAGGGGAGAGCGAGTGCGAAACAACGTGGGAGTGCAAGGAAACTCTTCGGGAATGCAAGCAATCCGTGGTTGGGTGCAAGGAGTCTGCTGCTGAACGCAAGCAACTCCGCGGCGGGTGCAAGGAAATGCAGGAGTGCAAGCAACCTCTTCGGGAGTGCAAGCAAACCGGGGCTGGGTGCAAGAATTCTACTGCTGAACGCAAGCAACTCCGCGGCGGGGGCAAGGAAATGCAGGAGTGCAAGCAACCTCTTCGGGAGTGCAAGCAAACCGGGGCTGGGTGCAAGAATTCTACTGCTGAACGCAAGCAACTCCGCGGCGGGGGCAAGGAAATGCAGGAGTGCAAGCAACCTCTTCGGGAGTGCAAGCAAACCGGGGCTGGGTGCAAGAATTCTACTGCTGAACGCAAGCAACTCCGCGGCGGGGGCAAGGAAATGCAGGAGTGCAAGCAACCTCTTCGGGAGTGCAAGCAAACCGGGGCTGGGTGCAAGAATTCTACTGCTGAACGCAAGCAACTCCGCGGCGGGGGCAAGGAAATGCAGGAGTGCAAGCAACCTCTTCGGGAGTGCAAGCAAACCGGGGCTGGGTGCAAGAATTCTACTGCTGAACGCAAGCAACTCCGCCGCGGGTGCAAGGAAATGCAGGAGTGCAAGCAACCCGTAGTCGAACGCAAGAAACCAACCATTGAGTGCAAGCAACTACACCGCAATCTCACCTCCTTACTAAAGCACAAGCAAAAACCCCTCTTCCAACAAAAAGAAGAGGGGATAGGGCTCATTTACTAACGCTTACGCTGATGCCGCCCGTCAATTTATTTCCATGGATGTCTGTGACGGAATTATCAGCTTTGACGTTCACCGTAAAGGTGGAATCATCAAATTCACCAGGCGTCACCAAGGCATTGCCGTTTGGCATCTTGATGACTACTTGATTACTCGGCCCTGAAGCGGTAGCAATGGTCCCTTCAACAACCCGATTATTTGCTAGTAATTCAAGTCCAGCGATGGAATTCGATGTTTCAATGTTTTCATTGAACGTCAAAACAACCGAATTGTCGCCTTGGAAGGCAGCTGATTGAAGGACTGGTGCGGTATTTTTTACAAATTCAAAATTCCTGCTATAAGCCGGCAAAGCAACTCCACTTTTGCTTCGGACGTCCGAGCTGATCCTCAGTGTGCGATCCCCTACAGTTGAAATGCTGTCAGGACGCAACGTAAGTTCCACGGTTTGATCATTATTGCTGAAGATGGCGTTTGTGAAGATTCTATTTCCATCGACAGTATAGTTATTGATGTTCAAAGCCGATTGTCCCATCGGTCGATCGTATTTGACCGTCACTTTATTATTGGTGATGACCGGATTGCCATCAACTTGCGGTGCCGTTGTATCGGTTTGTGCGGTCAGCGTGAAGTTGACCGGTAAATCATTCGCCAAGGCAGGATCGAATGTACCTTTCGGAAGGGAGAGCGTGTAGGTTCCCATTTCCTGATTGTTCACTTTCAAGCGGACGACATTGTTGTTTGCTGTTACATCGCTGCCCGCAATTGTGATATTCTTGCGGATATTATCAGGGGTCACTATAGTACCGGTAATTTGAGGGATCGTATTCACCGCTGTCATATTCCGGTTAAACGTCAATTCCACAAAGGTGTCATCGCCTTCCCGGACGACTTCCGTCCGATCGATGGCAGGGACGATATCGCTGAAGGTGACGTTGCGCTGCACGGAGTCCCCGACGTTGCCGACGAGGTCTTTGTAGTTCGAGACCGTGACAGCCCGTACGCCGCCGCTTGCCACCGGATCAATCGTCACGGTCACCGTATTCGTTGCTGCATCCCATGTCTGTTTCGAATTCGCCAGCTGCCCCACACCGGAGACGTCTACATATTTGTCCGTCGCAATTGTCTGCAACGGCTCACTGAACCGCACTTTCAATGTATTCAAACCTGTCGCTTGCATCGAAACGATTTCCGGTTTCGTCGTATCCGTGACGGTCGAGTGGACGGTCACTTCCGTCGGGTTCGGGTTGATGATGTTGCCGCTCCAATCGGCTGCTCCGGTGAGGACGACCCGGTAGTCGCGGTTCGCCTGTAAACCGGTGAGGCGGATACCGGTATTATCCGTTGTCTGGGTCGCGGTCACGTTTGAAACTTGCGTATTCCCTTGATAGACCTTCACATTGCCCAATGTGCTTAATTCCTCCGAGAAGTTCAGCAATGCTGTGCCCGCTTGCGGGTAAGTGACGTTTTGGAACGTCGGCCGCGCCGTGTCACTGAAGGAGAGAGTCTGTGTAAAGAGCGCCGTGCTTACATCCTTATCCGCTTTCGTCGGAACCGCACGGACAGTGATGCTGTACTCCGAATTGTTCGGTAAGGCGTTATTCAGTGTCAGGACGACAGTTTTTTCATCGGGTTGCAGCTCGATCGCTTCCACTTTCGTTTGGTCTGGTAAGCCGATGAAGCCGTACGTAGTCGCCTTCTCGGCGGTTTCCTTATCGACTTCCCGATTGAATTGGACTTGGATTTTCTTCGCGTTGAGGGCGGTCACTTTGTCGACAGCCGGTGTCGCCGGTGCTTTGACCATGACGGTGATGACCAATTGCTCCGCATTGTTGCCCGCCTTGTCTTCAGCGCCGTAAGTAATCTTATAAGTTCCTGGAATAGTAGTATCAATGCCGGTCAGACGTTCGCCGTCCTCGTTCGTGATGATCGTCTCAACCTTCACTTCTTCATCTTCATTATCCGTCGCCGTCACGGTCGGGATGGTGAACGCAGCGCCTTTTGCCAGCTCAATGTTCTTTTCTCCCGTATAAATCAACTTCGGTGCTTCCTTGTCCAAGTTTTGGTCGGGTGCTTCCAATCTGGACGCCTTGAATAGGAAGGAGGC from Bacillus sp. OxB-1 encodes:
- a CDS encoding YjjG family noncanonical pyrimidine nucleotidase, whose amino-acid sequence is MPYDLILFDLDDTLFDFTETEKHALHNTFQFFGLPNGLEEYRASYRAISSVIWDDLEQSRITLEELKIERFRRLFTQHELQLDAERFGELYIENLGKESHLIEGVEEMLAGLSGYRLAVLTNGFTLAQHARVAGSPLRDTFEAIIASEETGFKKPQAEIFEYTFQKLGVTDPSRVLMVGDSLTSDIQGGCNAGIDTCWFNPGGRVNSTAIQPTFEIRSWSEFSPGRQAVKL
- a CDS encoding S-layer homology domain-containing protein; protein product: MTNQSKTSRTFMVGVATAALAATAVAPIASAASFSDTVGNTHEQAINALVEAGIIGGYPDGTFQPNRMLTRSDVVKMMGKWLVSLGYEVPSDYKTNPRFTDLTTRTNDELLKYSALVKDNRVFGGYEDGSLGPSKPITRENMAIVLVRAYDAIHKTDLVSYVGDQTFNRDVTDMAKAKAEARPSIDVLDYFNITGVSEFMPKNSTTRGQFASFLFKASRLEAPDQNLDKEAPKLIYTGEKNIELAKGAAFTIPTVTATDNEDEEVKVETIITNEDGERLTGIDTTIPGTYKITYGAEDKAGNNAEQLVITVMVKAPATPAVDKVTALNAKKIQVQFNREVDKETAEKATTYGFIGLPDQTKVEAIELQPDEKTVVLTLNNALPNNSEYSITVRAVPTKADKDVSTALFTQTLSFSDTARPTFQNVTYPQAGTALLNFSEELSTLGNVKVYQGNTQVSNVTATQTTDNTGIRLTGLQANRDYRVVLTGAADWSGNIINPNPTEVTVHSTVTDTTKPEIVSMQATGLNTLKVRFSEPLQTIATDKYVDVSGVGQLANSKQTWDAATNTVTVTIDPVASGGVRAVTVSNYKDLVGNVGDSVQRNVTFSDIVPAIDRTEVVREGDDTFVELTFNRNMTAVNTIPQITGTIVTPDNIRKNITIAGSDVTANNNVVRLKVNNQEMGTYTLSLPKGTFDPALANDLPVNFTLTAQTDTTAPQVDGNPVITNNKVTVKYDRPMGQSALNINNYTVDGNRIFTNAIFSNNDQTVELTLRPDSISTVGDRTLRISSDVRSKSGVALPAYSRNFEFVKNTAPVLQSAAFQGDNSVVLTFNENIETSNSIAGLELLANNRVVEGTIATASGPSNQVVIKMPNGNALVTPGEFDDSTFTVNVKADNSVTDIHGNKLTGGISVSVSK